The following nucleotide sequence is from Thioalkalivibrio sp. XN279.
CTTTCTGGCGGAAATAACCCAGCGAGATATAGCCCCAGAAGTCGCGGCACAGGTCGAGCAGGGCGGTGTTGAAGCGCGCCAGCGCGTGGCAGTACTCGGCAATCCAGTCGTGCGGCTCGATCTGGGTGGTGAAGGGGTTGAACCCGAGGCCCAGCGATTCGACGAAATCACGCGCCACGTTCGGCCAGTCCACGTCCGGATAGGCGGCGAGGTGCGCGTTGTAGTTGCCCACGGCGCCGTTGATCTTGCCCAGCGCCTCGACCGCGAGGAAAGCCTGCTTGAGGCGCTTGAGGCGCCATGCCAGGTTGGCGACCTCCTTGCCCAGGGTGGTGGGCGACGCGGACTGGCCGTGGGTGCGCGAGAGCATGGGCAGGTCGGCATAGCGCTCTGCCATCTCGCCCAGGCGGAAAACCAGGTGGCGCATTTCGGGTTCGAGCACCTGGTCGCGGGCGTCGCGCAACATCAGGGCGTAGGCCAGGTTGTTGATGTCTTCCGAGGTGCAGGCGAAATGCACGAACTCACGCAGACGCCCGCCCGGGTCGACGGGCGCGAGCTGCTCCTTGAGGAAATATTCCACCGCCTTGACGTCGTGGTTGGTGGTGCCCTCGATGGTTTTCACCGTCACCGCCTGCTCCAGCGCCAGGCCGTTCGAGAGCGATTCCAGCACCTCAAGCGCCTTGCCCTCGATCGGGGCCAGTTCGACGATGCCGGACTCCCGGGAAAGCGCCAACAGCCAGCGCGCCTCGACCGCAACCCGGTAGCGGATCAGTCCATACTCGCTGAAGACCGGCCGCAGCGGGGCCACGCGGCCCGTGTAACGCCCGTCGACAGGCGAGACCGCCGTGAGAGGATGCGTCTGCATTGGATTCAAGCCGAAGGTGTTAGGATTGCGCCATCATACCGCAAGGCTTGCCGCGTCCTGAACAGGTCCGGCCGCGACATGGTTTCGTCTTAATAAATAAGCTGTATTTCAAATAGTTGAACGATTGTCTTCTTACCAATTATGAGCTTGGAGGAAGCGCATGAGCGCGCAGGAATATCGCATCGAGAAAGACAGCATGGGGGAGCTGAAGGTGCCGGCAGACGCGCTCTGGGGTGCGCAGACCCAGCGCGCCGTGCAGAACTTCCCGGTCAGCGGGCGTGCCATGCCTCCGGGGTTCATCGCGGCGGTCGGGCTGGTGAAGTGGGCGGCGGCCGGGGCGAACGAGGAACTCGGGCTGCTTGAGCCCGCAGTGGCGGCTGCGATCCGCGAGGCCGCGGCGGCGGTCGCTGCAGGCCGGCACGACGACCAGTTTCCGGTGGACGTGTTCCAGACCGGGTCCGGCACCAGCACCAACATGAATGCGAACGAGGTCATCGCCACCCTGGCCAGCCGGATCGCGGGCGCAACGGTGCACCCGAACGACCACGTCAACATGGGCCAGAGCAGCAATGACGTCATTCCCACCGCGATCCACGTCAGCGCGGCCCTTGCGGTCGAAGGCGAGTTGCTGCCCGCGCTCGACCACCTCGCCGGCGTCATCGAGAAGAAGGCGGTCGCCTGCCGCGACATCGTCAAGACCGGCCGCACGCACCTGATGGATGCCATGCCGGTGCGCCTGGACCAGGAACTCGGCGCCTGGGCGACCCAGGTGCGCTCCGGCATCGCCCGGGTGCGGGGCACCCTGCCGCGGCTATGCCGCCTGGCACAGGGCGGGACAGCAGTCGGCACCGGCATCAACGCTCACCCCGACTTCGGCGCGCGGTTCGCCGCGCAGCTGGCCGGCCGCACCGGTGTCGAATTCCGGCCGAGCGAGGATTACTTCGAGAGCCTGAGCTGCCAGGACACCGCGGTCGAGCTTTCGGGCCAGCTGAAGACCGTGGCGGTGAGCCTGATGAAGATCGCCAACGACCTGCGCTGGATGAACAGCGGCCCGCTCGCGGGGCTCGGCGAGATCGCGCTCCCGGCGCTGCAGCCCGGTTCCAGCATCATGCCGGGCAAGGTCAATCCCGTGATCCCCGAGGCTACGGCGATGGTGGCTGCCCAGGTGATCGGTAACGATGCGGCCATCACGGTGGCAGGCCAGTCCGGCAGTTTCCAGCTCAACGTGATGCTGCCCCTGGTCGCCGATCGGCTGCTCGACAGCCTGCGGGTGCTGGCTGCCGTGGCGCGCGTGCTGGCGGACCAGGCGATCGCCGGGTTCACCGTGAACGAGGACAACCTGCGCGCGGCACTGGAGCGCAACCCGATCCTGGTGACGGCGCTCAACCCCGTGATCGGCTACGAGCTCGGTGCGGCGACGGCGAAGAAGGCGTACGCCCAAGGACGGCCGATTCGCGAGGTCGCGCTGGAGATGACGGACCTCGGCGAGGACGAGCTGGCGCGCCTGCTGGATCCGGCCGGGCTGACGGAGGGCGGCATCCGCAAGTGAGGCAGCTGATCGCGCGGTGCTTTGCCGGCACCAGCCCGGCGCCCCCGGAGCGTTACCGCATTCCCGGGGTGCCCGGCGACCTGCCGCCGGCGCTGGAGCGATTGCGGCCTGCGCGCCTCGTCCCGGCGGCAGTGCTGGTGCCGCTCATCGAGCGGCCGCAGGGGCTGACGGTGCTGTTGACCGTGCGGGCGCCCGGCTTGCGGCACCACGCCGGGCAGGTGAGCTTCCCCGGCGGCAGGCTGGACCCCACGGACACGGGTCCCCTGCAGGCCGCTTTGCGCGAGGCTCGCGAGGAAGTAGGACTGTCCGGGGAGCTGGTCGAGGTGGCCGGCTACCTGCCCAACTACATGACCATCACCGGCTTCTCCGTCACGCCGGTGGTGGGTTTCGTCGCAGGCGAGTTCCAGCCGCACCCGGACACCACGGAGGTCAGCGAGGCTTTCGAGGTGCCGCTCGAGGTGCTGCTCGATCCCGGCAGCATGCAGCTCCGTCACAAGCGTTTCATGGGCGTGAAGCTGCCGTTCTTCGAGATGCCTTGGGGAGAGCACCTCATCTGGGGCGCGACCGCGGCCATGCTGGTGAATTTCCGCGACATCCTGCGGGGGTACGGCGAATGAAGCAGATGGAAGAACTGCTCGAGGTCATGGCCCGCCTGCGCGATCCCGCGCACGGGTGTCCCTGGGACGTGGCGCAGGATTTCGCCAGCATCGCGCCCTACACCATCGAGGAAGCGTACGAGGTCGCCGACGCCATCGAGCGCAACGACCTGGTGGCGTTGCGCGAGGAATTGGGCGACCTGCTGTTCCAGGTGGTGTTCCATGCGCGCATGGCGGAGGAGCAGGGCGCCTTCGACTTCGCCCGCGTCGCGGGCGAGCTCGCCGAAAAGATGCGCCGCCGCCATCCGCATGTGTTCGGTGAAGCCGAGGTGGCCGACGCCGCCGCACAGACCGAGGCCTGGGAGGCCCACAAGGCCCGTGAGCGCGCCGCCAGGCGCCAGGGCGCGCTGGACGACGTCCCGGTGAACCTGCCGGCGCTGGCGCGCGCTCAGAAGCTGGGGCGGCGGGCGGCCCGGGTGGGATTCGACTGGCCGCATGCCCCGGCGGTGCTCGAGAAGCTCGACGAAGAGCGGACCGAGCTGGCCGTGGCCATCGCGCAACGCCGCGACGCACCGGAAGCCGTGGAGGAGGAATTCGGCGACCTGCTGTTCACCATGGTCAACCTGGCCCGGCACCTCGACGTTGACGCCGAAAGCGCGCTGCGCCGTGCGGCGTTGAAATTCGAGCGGCGCTTTCGCCGCATAGAGGAGCGGCTCGCAGCCGACGGGAAGACGCCGGAGGAGGTCGACGCCGCCACGCTGGAACGCCTCTGGAACGAGGTCAAGGAGTCGGAAGCTGGGCGCTGAGACCCCCGCGCCGGACCTGGCGCCGCGCCTGGAATTCCCAGCCGAGCTGCCGGTCTCGGTCGAACGCGAGCGGATCGCCGCAGCGCTCGAGGAAAGCCAGGTCGTCGTGGTGTGCGGCGCCACAGGCTCCGGCAAGACCACCCAGTTGCCGAAGATCTGCCTGCTTGCGGGTCGCGGCCGCGACGGCATGATCGGTCATACCCAGCCGCGTCGCATCGCGGCGCGCGCCGTGGCGGCGCGGGTCGCCACGGAGCTCGGGCCGGCTGGAGACCGGCTGGTGGGCTGGAAGGTGCGGTTCAACGATCGTACCGGGCCGGACTGTCGTCTCAAGCTCATGACCGACGGGATCCTGCTGGCCGAGATACGCAGCGACCCGCTGCTGCGGCGCTACGACACCATCATCATCGACGAGGCCCACGAGCGCAGCCTCAACATCGACTTCCTGCTCGGCTACCTGAAGCAGCTGTTGCCGCGTCGGCCGGAGCTCAAGCTCATCGTCACCTCCGCCACCATCGAGCCGGCGCGCTTCGCCGCGCACTTCGACGGCGCACCGGTGATCGAGGTGGGCGGCACTTCGTACCCCGTGGAGGTGCGTTATCGTCCGCCTGCGGACCCTGATGAGGCCCGACTGCAGGACGGCGTCCTGGCGGCGGTGGACGAACTGCGCGGCCCGGCAGAGTCCGGCGGCCTGCCCGGCGATATCCTGGTATTCCTGCCCGGGGAGCGGGAGATTCGCGAGACCGCGGAAGCACTGCGCAAGCACCACCCGGCCAACACCGAGGTGCTGCCGTTGTACGGCAGGCTCTCGGCGGGCGAACAGGACAGGATTTTTCAGCCGCACGGACGGCGCCGGATCGTGCTCGCCACCAACGTCGCGGAGACCTCGCTCACCGTGCCGGGTATTCGCTGCGTGGTCGACTCCGGGCTGGCCCGGATCAGTCGCTACAGCTATCGCTCCAAGATCCAGCGCCTGCAGGTGGAGCCGATCTCCCAGGCCAGCGCGTGGCAGCGTCGCGGCCGGTGCGGACGCGAAGCTGCAGGCGTCTGCATCCGCCTCTACGAGGAGAGCGATCACGACGCGCGGCCGGAGTACACCGATCCCGAGATCCGGCGCACCAACCTCGCCAGCGTCATCCTGCAGATGGAGACGCTCGGGCTGGGCGAGATCGGCGAGTTCCCGTTCATGGATCCGCCGGACCGGCGTTTCATCAACGACGGTTACCGGTTGCTGCGCGAGCTGGGCGCCGTGGACGAGCGCCGCGGCGTCACCGCATTGGGACGCCGCCTGGCGCGGCTGCCGGTCGATCCGCGTCTCGGGCGCATGCTGCTCGAGGCCGGTCGGCTGGGCTGCGTCGCGGAGCTGCTGGTCATCGCCGCCGGCCTGTCCATCCAGGACCCGCGCGAGCGTCCGGCGGAGACCGCGGCGCAGGCGGACGAGAAGCACGCCTTGTTCCGCGACAAGCAGTCGGACTTTCTCGGCCTGTTGCGGCTGTGGGAGGCCTGGCAGGAGCGGCGGCGGCACGACTCCGGCAGCGCGCAGCGGCGCTGGGCCCGTGAGCATTTCCTGTCTTTCATGCGCCTGCGGGAGTGGCAGGACGTGCACCGCCAGTTGCTCGAGCTCACCGCGCAGATGGGCATGCGCCGCAACGAGGTGGCGGCCGATTACGCCGCCGTGCATCGGGCCATTCTCAGCGGCATGCTGTCGCACATCGGCCGGCTCGACGAGAAGGGGGAGTACCAGGGCGCGCGCAATTTGCGCTTCCGCCTGTTTCCGGACTCCGCCCTGGCGGCAAAGCCGCCCCGCTGGGTGGTGGTGGCTGCGCTGGTGGAGACCGCCCGCGTCTGGGGGCGCATGGCCGCGGCGGTCGAACCGGCATGGATCGAGGCTGCGGGGGGTGACCTGGTGCGGCGCAGCTGGTCGGACCCGCACTGGCAGGAGTCGCGCGGTTTCGTCGCGGCGCGCGCGCAGGCGGCGCTGTTCGGGCTGGTGCTGGCGACCGACCGGCGGGTGGATTTCGCGCGCGTGGACCGGGCCGGGGCGCGGGAAGTGTTCCTGCGTGACGCCCTCGCGGCCGGGCGCCTGCGCACCAGGGGCGCTTTCCTGGCGCACAACCGCGCCCTGGTGCGGACGGTACAGGCGCTCGAGGCGAAGCTGCGCCGGCGCGAGCTGCTGGCAGGCGATGCGGCCATCGCGGCGTTCTACGCGGCCCGTGTTCCTGAAGAGATCTGCTCAACCGCGGCGTTCGAGCGCTGGCGCAAGCGTGCCGAGCGTGATGCGCCGCGGCTCTTGTACATGTCCCTGGACGACCTGCTGAGCGGCGCGCCGCTGCCGCGCGGGGAGGACTTCCCCGACGTGCTGGAGTGCGACGGCAACCGTTTGCCGCTGCGCTATCGCTTCGATCCCGCCGCCGAGGACGACGGCGTGACCGTGCAGGTGCCGCGTCATCTCCTGCCGCTGCTCAGTGAAGACCGGCTGGACTGGCTGGTGCCGGGCTGGCTGGAAGAGAAAGTCGTCGCCATGCTGCGGGCCTTGCCCAAGTCGGCCCGGCGCCGCATCGTCCCGATCCCGGATCATGCGCGTGCCTGCCTCGCCATGCTGCAGCCAGGGCAGGGCCTGCTGCGTGCAGCGCTGGCCGAGGCTTTGCGCCGCGACGCCGGCCTCGAGGTGCCGCCCGAGACCTGGAGCGGCCTCGAGTTCGAGCCCTGGCTGCGTTTTCGCGTCGAGGTGACCGACGGCGACGGCAAAGTACTGGGTGCGTCGCGCGACCTCGACGGACTGAAGCGGGCCTTCGCGCCGGCGGCCGGGGCTGTGACCGAGGGAGCCGTCGCGGAGTGGTCCGGCCAGGGCCTGCGCCGCTGGAGCTGCGGGCTGATGCCGCAGCAAGTCGAAGTGCGACGCGGCCGCACCGTGCAGCGCCTGTTCCCCGCGCTGCAGGATGACGGCGGCGCGGTGTCCTGCCGGTTATTCCCGACTGCCGCGGAGGCCGCGGAGAACCATCGCCACGGCGTGTTGCGCCTGTTGCTGCTGGCGTTGCCCCAGCAGCAGCGTGCATTGCTGCAGCGAGCGCGTGGCGAGCACGCCCTGCTGCTGCGCGGACGCGGCCTGGCGCAGGCCCGGGACCTGGCCGAGGACCTCGTGACTGCGGCTTTCGCGCGCGTATTCCTTGGTGCCGATGCCGAGCTGCCACGGGACGAAGCCGGATTGCAGGCGTGTCTTGACGCCGGCCGGGCCCGGATCATGCCGGACGCCGAGCAGCTGCTGGCTACGGCGGTGCAGGTGCTGGAGCTCCACGACGAATGCAGGTCGAGGCTGGAACGCGGCCTGGTCGGCCCGGGGGCGGCCGAGGCGGCCGCAGACATCGACGGGCAGCTGCGCGAGCTCGTGTACCCCGGTTTCCTGGCGAGTACGCCGCCGGAGCGACTCGACGACCTGCCGCGCTACCTGAAGGCCGTCCTGGCCCGCATGGAAAGGCTGGCGCTGGGCAAGGGCGAAGCACGCCAGGTGCTGGAGCTGCGGCCCCATCGCGAGCGGCTGGCGGAAAGCGCCGCGGCACGCTGGAGCAATCCGGCCGCGGCCGCTGCGTTCAGGCAGTACCGCTGGATGCTGGAAGAGTATCGGGTGCAGCTGTTCGCCCAGGCGCTGGGCGTGCGCGAGAAAGTTTCGCACGCCCGGCTCGAGGCCCAGTGGCAGAAGTGTCGGGAGCTGCAGGCCGGGTTGCGGCCCGCGAATTGACGCACGCGGTGCGCCGCACGGACAATCCCGGCATGTCCGAGCCCAGAGACTGACCATGCGTGTCGGATTCGTCGTCGATGCAAGCTGCGATTTGCCCGACGCATGCCTGGAGCGCCACGGCGTGCGCATCCTGCCGCATGTGCTCGAACTCGGCAGCCGCACCTGGATCGACGAGCGCGATCCCGAGCAGACCATGATGCTGTATCGGCGCTTCATTGCGGATCGCTCGGTCGAGGCGAGAGTGAACGCTGCCAGCACGGCCGAGATCCGTGACATCTTCCTGCAGGAACTGGTGCTTGACTATGACCGCGTGCTGGTCATCAGCGCCGCGGCTGAATTCAGTGACATGCACGCCCACGCGACGGAAGCGTCTTACGCCATCCTGCAGGCCTACCGCGAGCGCCGCGACGCAGCGGACCGCGCCGGAAGCTTCGCCTTGCGCGTGCTGGACAGCCGCAGCCTCGGCGCCGGCGAAGGGGTTGTGCTCTGTCGTGCCCTGGAACTGCTCGAGGACGGCAGGCAAGGCTTCGAGAAGATCCGGCTCACCGTGCGGGACGAGCTGGAGCGCGTCCGGTGCCTGTTTGTGCCCGGGGACCCGTGGTACTTGCGGCGGCGGGGGATGGATGGTCGCGGCAAGGGTATCGGGCGCGGCGAGTACCTGCTCGCCGAACTCGCCGGGGTGCGTCCGATCATCGAGCTTTCCCGCGGCGTGCAGCAGGTGGTGGCGCGCCCGCGCGGCTACGCGGCGGCGTGCGCCCAGGCCATGGATGAGGCCCGCAAGGCGATCGCGCGCGGCCTGGGTACGCCCGCACTGGTGCTGAGCTTCGGCGGCGACCCGCGGGTCATCCGGAAGATGGAGGCCTACCAGGAACTGGAGGCGGCCGCGGTCAGCGCACAACTGGACATGCACCTTGCGGTGATGGGCGCCGGAGCGGGCGCCCGGCTCGGACCGGGCGCTTTTTCCATAGGGTGGCTCGAAGCGTCCGAGTAGCGCCCGGGGTTCAAGCCCGCGGCGCTTGCTCCGGCGCCTTGTCGCCGGGGCGAGACGGCAGCCGGTCGAGCAGCGGTGCGACCAGGTCGAGCGGCAGCGGGAACACGATGGTGTTGGTCTTCTCGCTGGCCACCTGGCTCAGCGTCTGCAGGTAGCGCAGCTGCATCGCCTGGGGTTCGCGGGCCAGCATCTGCGCCGCCTCGAGCAACATCTGCGAGGCCTGCTTTTCGCCCTCCGCATGGATGACCTTGGCGCGCCTGGAGCGCTCGGCCTCGGCCTGCTGGGCGATGGCCCGGATCATGCTCTGTTCGAGGTCGACGTGCTTGATCTCCACGTTGGTGACCTTGATGCCCCAGTTGTCGGTCTGCTGGTCCAGGATGCCCTGGATGTCCGAGTTGAGTTTGTCCCGCTCGGAAAGCATTTCGTCGAGGTCGTGCTGCCCGAGCACGGAGCGCAGGGTCGTCTGCGCGACCTGGCTGGTGGCCTCGTAGACATTCTCCACCTGGATGATGGCGCGCTCGGGATCGACGATGCGGAAATAGACCACGGCGTTGACCTTGACCGAGACGTTGTCCTTGGAGATCACGTCCTGGGTCGGCACGTCCATGACCACGATGCGCAGGTCGGTCTTGACCATCTGCTGGATGACCGGGATGACGATGATCAGTCCCGGGCCTTTCACCTTGTAGAAGCGACCGAGCTGGAAGATCACGCCCCGCTCGTACTCCTTGAGAATCTTGATCGCGCTGATGAGCAGCAGCAGGACGCCGGCCAGGAGCAGCGTGGTGAAGTAGCTAAACATGTCAGTTCTCCTTGGATTCGTCCGCTTCCACTTCCAGGGTCAGGCCGTGCATCGCCTTGACCCGCAGGATCTGTCCCTGGCTCACCGGTGCGCCGGCATGGGCGTTCCACAGCTCGCCGTGCACGCGCACCAGCCCGGTGCCGGAAAAGTCGTCCAGCGCCACCGCCTCGGCGCCGAGCATGTCCTCGCGCCCGCTCACGATCGGTCGGTTGCGGGCCCGTACGGCGAACCAGACGATGGCCATCACCGCGCTGCCGCCGAGCAGGGCGATGGAACCGATCAACGCCAGCGGCACGCCGAAGCCCGGCACGTCGGTGTCCATCAGGATCACCGACCCGACCACGAAGGCGATGATGCCGCCTATCCCCAGCGCGCCGAAGCTCGGCACGAAAATCTCCCCGATCATCATCAGGACCCCAAGGACGATCAGGGCCAGGCCGGCGTAGTTCACGGGCAGGATCTGGAAGGCGTACAAGGCCAGCAGCAGGCAGATGGCGCCGACCACGCCGGGCACGATCGCGCCGGGGTTGTAACCTTCGAAAATGAGACCGTAGATGCCCGCAAGCAGCAGCATGTAAGCGACGGTGGGGCTGGTGATCACGGACAGCAACTCGGTGCGCCAGTCGGGCTGAACGCTCTCCACGGCGAGACCCTGGGTCTGGATCACCACGTCGCCGGCTTCGGTGGACACCGTGCGGCCATCAATGGCGCGCAGCAGCTCGCCCATGTCGGCGGCGACCAGGTCGATGACGTTTTCCTCCACCGCGCGCTCGGCGGTCATGCTCGCCGACTCGCGCACCGCGCGCTCCGCCCAGTCGGCATTCCGACCCCGTTGCTCCGCAAGACTGCGAATATAGGCGACGGCGTCGTTCACCGCCTTGGCTTCGGGGCCGCCCTTCATAGGGGCGGGCTCGGTGTCGTCCGCGCCCACGCCCTCGCTCTCGCCCTGGCCGGAGGCGTCGTCGCCGGGGTCGGCCGGGGGCTCCCCGGGCGCGGGCTGCTGGCCGCCACCCACGGGCACCGGGGTCGCGGCACCGAGGTTCGTCGCCGGGGCCATGGCCGCGACGTGGCTGGCATAAAGGATGTAGGTGCCGGCGCTGGCCGCGCGTGAGCCGCCGGGCGCCACCCAGGTCACGACCGGGACCGGCGAGCTCAAGATGGCCTTGATGATGTCGCGCATGGCGCTGTCGAGCCCGCCGGGCGTGTCCATCTGGATGATGATGAGCTGCGCCCGTTGCGCTGCGGCCTCTTGGATGCCGCGGACCACGTAATCGCTGGTGGCGGGTCCCAGCGGACCGTTGATTTCCAGCAGCACTGCGCGCCCCGTGCCGGCCCCGTCGGGCGGTGCAGCCGCCTGCTGGCTGAGAGCCGCGACGGCGACCAGGCAGAGCACCGATACGAGGAGGGCGCGCAGCGTGTTCATGGGCCCATGTTAACCACAGCGCGTGGCCGGTGCCACACGCCTTCCGCGGCGGCGATATACTTGCGGCCCCAGGCGGCGGCAGGCGCGGAAATGGCATCCAACCGTATCGTTTTTCTCAGCACCGGCGGCACCATCGACAAGGTCTATTTCGACGAGGCCAGCCGCTTCGAGGTGGGCGAGACCGTGGTCGCCAAGATCCTGCGCGACGGTGGCGTGACTTATGACTTCGAGGTCGTGCCCTTGATGCGCAAGGACAGCCTGCAGATCAGCGACCGGGACCGCGCTGCAATCCGTGCCGCCGTGGAGGTGCGTGACGAGTCACGGGTCATAGTGACGCACGGCACGGACACCATGGTGGAGACCGCGAAGGTTCTGGCAGGCATACCGGGCAAGACCATTGTCATGACCGGTGCGCTCAGCCCGGCGCGTTTCCAGGCTTCCGACGCGGTGTTCAACATCGGCATGGCGGTCGCGGCGGTGCAGACCTGCCCGCCCGGCGTCTGGATCGCCATGAGCGGGCAGGTCTTCCCCTGGGACCACGTGCGCAAGAACCGCGGGCTCAACCGCTTCGAACGCCTCGACGGTTGATCAGTCCAGCTCGAACTTGATGCCCTGCGCAAGCGGCAGCTCGTGGCTGAAGTTGATGGTGTTGGTCTGGCGCCGCATGTAGGCCTTCCACGCATCTGAGCCGGCCTCGCGCCCGCCGCCCGTCTCCTTCTCACCGCCGAAGGCGCCACCGATTTCGGCGCCCGAAGTGCCGATGTTGACGTTGGCGATGCCGCAGTCGCTGCCGGTGGCCGAGAGGAAGCGCTCCGCGGCCTGCAGGTCGTCAGTGAAAATGGCGGAGGACAGCCCCTGGCGCACGGCATTGTTGAGGGCGATGGCCTCGTCGAAGTGGTGGAACGGGATCAGGTACAGGATCGGCGCGAAGGTTTCCTCCTGCACCACGTCCCACTCGTTGCTGGCCTTGACGATGGTCGGCTGCACGAAATGGCCCTTGCCCTCGATGACGTGGCCGCCGGTCAGCACGCGACCGCCGCGCACGATGACCTTTTCGATCGCCGCTTCGTAGCGCAGCACGGCGTCGCCGTCGATCAGCGGGCCCATCAGGGTCCCGGCGTCCAGCGGGTCGCCCACCTTGACCTGCTGGTAGGCATGCATCAGGCGATGCGCCAGCTCGTCGAACAGTTTCTCGTGCACCAGCACGCGCCGCGTCGTGGTGCAGCGCTGCCCCGCCGTGCCCACGGCGCCGAACACGATGGCAGGCACCGCCAGCTCGAGGTTGGCTTTCTCGTCCACGATGATGGCGTTGTTGCCGCCGAGCTCGAGCAGCGATCGTCCCATGCGGGCGGCCACGCGTTCGCCCACCTTGCGTCCGACCGGCGTCGAGCCGGTGAAGGAGACGAGGTCCACGCGGGGGTCGTCGACGAAGGCCTCGGCCATGGCGACGTCGCCTTCGATGAAGAGGTTGAAAATCGGCGGATAGTCGTGTCCGGCCAGCGCTTCGTTGCAGATCTTCTGCACGGCGAGCGCGCACAGCGGCGTCTTCGGCGACGGCTTCCAGATACACACGTCCCCGCACACCGCGGCGATGAACGCGTTCCAGCTCCATACCGCGACCGGGAAATTGAAGGCGCTGATGATCCCGACCACGCCGAGCGGGTGCCATTGCTCGTACATGCGATGGCCCGGGCGCTCCGAGTGCATGGTGCGGCCGTAGAGCATGCGCGACTGGCCGACGGCGAAATCGGCGATGTCGATCATTTCCTGCACTTCGCCGTCGCCTTCCGCCTTGATCTTGCCCATCTCCAGGCTGACCAGGCTGCCCAGCGCGTCCTTGTGCCGGCGCAACGCCTCGGCGCACAGGCGCACGGCTTCGCCGCGCTGCGGCGCGGGCATCGCGCGCCAGAGGTGGAACGCTTCTTTCGCGCTGCCGACGATCTCTTCGTACTCGTCCGGCGAGGCGGTGCGGATGCTCGCGATGCGCTCTCCCGTGGCCGGGTTGAACGAATCGATCTTGCGACCGCGGCCAGGCAGTTCCCGGCCGCCGGCCCAGGCGCCGGAGTTCTCGTCCTCCAGGCCAAGGCTCTTCAGGATCTCGTGCATGTCAGTCTCCCTTTGCGCGCTGGTGCCCCACGGCGCCAGTGGCGATCATGCGGGCCGACACCTCGTAGGTGCCCCCGTGTGCGTAGTAGCGCCCGAAGCGGTTATCGAGCACGTCCCTGAGGTGAAAACTCTCCTGCGTCACGAACCCCCGGTGTTGCCCCGGGTTGGCCAGCACCAGGTCGGTGACGGCGCACACGCCGGCGGCCGTCGTCACCTGGATGGCAGACCACAGCCGACCGGCGATGACCTGCGGATAAATCTTGTTGACGTAGTTCTCTTCGCGCAGCTCGCCGTCCTGCTTGCCGACGACCGACACGTAGACGATGACCACGTCCTGCAGGGTCCGCGGCACGGCGTTCTCGAGGACGCGCTTCAGGGTGTCGCGGTCGTGGTTGAGCTTGAGCCCGTTCATGAGCAGGCGCATCTGGTTGCAGTGCCCGGGGTAGCGCATGGTCTTGTAGTTCATCTTGCTCACGCGGCCGCGCCAGGAGTCGGCGAGGGAGCCAAGGCCGCCCGAGGTGTTGAATGCCTCGTACTTGGTGCCGTCGATCTCGATCTCCTCCAGGCCTTCGAGCGGCAGCACCTTGAT
It contains:
- the purB gene encoding adenylosuccinate lyase, producing the protein MQTHPLTAVSPVDGRYTGRVAPLRPVFSEYGLIRYRVAVEARWLLALSRESGIVELAPIEGKALEVLESLSNGLALEQAVTVKTIEGTTNHDVKAVEYFLKEQLAPVDPGGRLREFVHFACTSEDINNLAYALMLRDARDQVLEPEMRHLVFRLGEMAERYADLPMLSRTHGQSASPTTLGKEVANLAWRLKRLKQAFLAVEALGKINGAVGNYNAHLAAYPDVDWPNVARDFVESLGLGFNPFTTQIEPHDWIAEYCHALARFNTALLDLCRDFWGYISLGYFRQKAVAGEVGSSTMPHKVNPIDFENAEGNLGIANALLEHFAAKLPISRWQRDLTDSTVLRNIGVALAHTLIACASVMKGLERVEADPERMAADLDQNWEVLGEAIQTAMRRHGLPNPYEQLKALTRGRRITPEQLREFVAGLELPEDTRRRLLAMTPGAYTGLAARLARDL
- a CDS encoding aspartate ammonia-lyase codes for the protein MSAQEYRIEKDSMGELKVPADALWGAQTQRAVQNFPVSGRAMPPGFIAAVGLVKWAAAGANEELGLLEPAVAAAIREAAAAVAAGRHDDQFPVDVFQTGSGTSTNMNANEVIATLASRIAGATVHPNDHVNMGQSSNDVIPTAIHVSAALAVEGELLPALDHLAGVIEKKAVACRDIVKTGRTHLMDAMPVRLDQELGAWATQVRSGIARVRGTLPRLCRLAQGGTAVGTGINAHPDFGARFAAQLAGRTGVEFRPSEDYFESLSCQDTAVELSGQLKTVAVSLMKIANDLRWMNSGPLAGLGEIALPALQPGSSIMPGKVNPVIPEATAMVAAQVIGNDAAITVAGQSGSFQLNVMLPLVADRLLDSLRVLAAVARVLADQAIAGFTVNEDNLRAALERNPILVTALNPVIGYELGAATAKKAYAQGRPIREVALEMTDLGEDELARLLDPAGLTEGGIRK
- a CDS encoding CoA pyrophosphatase, with protein sequence MRQLIARCFAGTSPAPPERYRIPGVPGDLPPALERLRPARLVPAAVLVPLIERPQGLTVLLTVRAPGLRHHAGQVSFPGGRLDPTDTGPLQAALREAREEVGLSGELVEVAGYLPNYMTITGFSVTPVVGFVAGEFQPHPDTTEVSEAFEVPLEVLLDPGSMQLRHKRFMGVKLPFFEMPWGEHLIWGATAAMLVNFRDILRGYGE
- the mazG gene encoding nucleoside triphosphate pyrophosphohydrolase, which encodes MKQMEELLEVMARLRDPAHGCPWDVAQDFASIAPYTIEEAYEVADAIERNDLVALREELGDLLFQVVFHARMAEEQGAFDFARVAGELAEKMRRRHPHVFGEAEVADAAAQTEAWEAHKARERAARRQGALDDVPVNLPALARAQKLGRRAARVGFDWPHAPAVLEKLDEERTELAVAIAQRRDAPEAVEEEFGDLLFTMVNLARHLDVDAESALRRAALKFERRFRRIEERLAADGKTPEEVDAATLERLWNEVKESEAGR